The [Flavobacterium] thermophilum genome has a segment encoding these proteins:
- the glnH gene encoding Glutamine-binding periplasmic protein precursor, with translation MLKMKKGLIVAVVAALFMALAACGKSTETSSPSGAEKEGKQKITVGTDAAFAPFEYMQKGKIVGFDADLLDAVMKEAGLDYELKNIGWDPLFASLQSKEIDMGISGITITDERKQSYDFSAPYFEATQVILVKQGSPVKNALDLKGKTIGVQNATTGQEAAEKLFGKGDHIKKFETSVVAIMELLNGGVDAVITDNAVANEYVKNNPDKKLQVIEDPQNFASEYYGMIFPKDSELKAKVDEALQKVIDSGKYAEIYKKWFGKEPNMEGLKQQQ, from the coding sequence ATGTTAAAAATGAAGAAAGGTTTGATCGTAGCGGTCGTTGCTGCGTTGTTTATGGCGCTCGCCGCTTGTGGCAAGTCGACAGAAACAAGCTCTCCGTCAGGCGCTGAAAAAGAAGGGAAGCAAAAAATCACCGTCGGGACGGACGCGGCGTTTGCGCCATTTGAATATATGCAAAAAGGAAAAATTGTTGGGTTTGACGCCGACCTTTTGGATGCGGTGATGAAAGAAGCCGGCTTGGATTATGAATTAAAAAACATCGGCTGGGATCCGCTGTTCGCTTCGCTGCAAAGCAAAGAAATCGACATGGGCATTTCCGGCATTACGATTACGGACGAGCGGAAACAATCTTATGATTTCTCAGCTCCGTACTTTGAAGCAACACAAGTCATCTTAGTCAAACAAGGCAGCCCGGTGAAAAACGCCCTTGACTTAAAAGGGAAAACGATCGGCGTTCAAAACGCGACAACCGGTCAAGAAGCTGCGGAGAAGCTATTTGGCAAAGGCGATCATATTAAAAAATTCGAAACGAGTGTTGTTGCCATTATGGAACTGCTAAACGGCGGTGTTGATGCTGTCATCACGGACAACGCGGTGGCAAACGAATACGTGAAAAACAATCCGGACAAAAAATTGCAAGTCATTGAAGATCCACAAAACTTCGCTTCGGAATACTACGGCATGATCTTCCCGAAAGACAGCGAATTGAAAGCCAAAGTGGACGAAGCATTGCAAAAAGTGATCGACAGCGGCAAATATGCAGAGATTTACAAAAAATGGTTTGGCAAAGAACCGAATATGGAAGGCTTAAAACAACAACAATAA
- the putP_2 gene encoding Proline permease — MVLFSVIVYLVGMLWIGYWAYKRTSNLSDYMLGGRTLGPAVTALSAGASDMSGWLLMGLPGAMYIDGVSAAWIVIGLTLGAYANWLFVAPRLRVYTEVANDSITIPEFLENRFGDATKLLRMVSGIVIMVFFTFYVSSGLVSGGVLFENSFGVSYHTGLWIVGGVVVAYTLFGGFLAVSWTDFVQGTIMFIALILVPVVTLFHTGGPVDTIETIRDIDPNLLNLWKGTSVLGIISLFAWGLGYFGQPHIIVRFMAIKSVKEMKSARRIGMGWMIFSVVGAMLTGLFGIAYFSQRGMKLDDPETVFIKLGQILFHPIITGFLLAAILAAIMSTISSQLLVTSSSLTEDLYKVVFRRAASDKELVFVGRLSVLLVAIVATALAYTKNDTILNLVGYAWAGFGASFGPVILLSLCWRRMTKWGALAGMVAGALTVILWTQSAYLKGLLYEMIPGFAASLAAIVIVSLLTKEPEGKVAEQFDRFKQLLS, encoded by the coding sequence ATGGTTTTATTTTCCGTCATTGTGTATTTAGTCGGCATGCTTTGGATCGGCTATTGGGCGTATAAACGGACGTCCAATTTGTCCGATTATATGCTTGGCGGCCGGACGCTCGGACCGGCGGTGACCGCGCTTAGCGCCGGGGCTTCCGACATGAGCGGTTGGTTGCTCATGGGGCTGCCGGGGGCGATGTATATCGATGGAGTGAGCGCCGCATGGATCGTCATCGGCTTGACGCTTGGCGCTTATGCAAACTGGCTGTTCGTTGCGCCGCGCTTGCGCGTCTATACAGAAGTGGCGAACGATTCGATTACGATTCCAGAGTTTTTAGAAAACCGATTCGGGGATGCCACGAAATTGTTGCGCATGGTGTCTGGCATTGTCATTATGGTCTTTTTTACGTTTTATGTATCGTCCGGCCTTGTTTCAGGGGGCGTTCTGTTTGAAAACTCGTTTGGTGTCAGCTACCATACGGGCTTGTGGATCGTTGGCGGCGTTGTCGTCGCTTACACGCTGTTTGGCGGCTTTTTGGCCGTCAGCTGGACGGACTTTGTCCAAGGGACGATTATGTTCATTGCGTTGATTCTGGTGCCGGTGGTGACGCTGTTCCATACAGGCGGGCCAGTAGATACGATTGAGACGATCCGCGACATCGATCCCAACTTGTTGAACTTGTGGAAAGGAACGAGTGTTCTTGGCATCATTTCGTTATTCGCCTGGGGGCTCGGCTATTTTGGCCAGCCGCACATTATCGTCCGCTTTATGGCGATCAAGTCGGTCAAAGAAATGAAAAGCGCCCGGCGCATCGGCATGGGTTGGATGATTTTCTCGGTTGTCGGAGCGATGTTGACGGGTCTTTTTGGAATCGCTTACTTTTCGCAGCGCGGCATGAAACTTGATGATCCTGAAACGGTATTTATTAAGCTCGGTCAAATTTTGTTCCATCCGATTATTACTGGGTTTTTGCTGGCGGCGATTTTAGCCGCGATTATGAGCACGATCTCGTCACAGTTGCTCGTCACGTCGAGCTCGCTGACCGAAGACTTGTATAAAGTCGTGTTCCGCCGCGCGGCTTCGGATAAGGAGCTTGTCTTCGTCGGGCGTTTGTCGGTGCTCCTTGTCGCCATTGTCGCGACAGCGCTGGCGTATACGAAAAACGACACGATTTTAAACTTGGTCGGCTATGCGTGGGCTGGGTTTGGCGCATCGTTTGGCCCCGTCATTTTGCTTAGCTTATGCTGGCGGCGGATGACGAAATGGGGGGCGCTCGCCGGCATGGTCGCCGGGGCATTGACGGTCATTCTTTGGACGCAATCCGCCTACTTAAAAGGGCTGTTGTATGAAATGATCCCCGGTTTTGCCGCCAGCTTGGCAGCGATTGTGATCGTCAGCTTGCTGACGAAGGAGCCAGAAGGGAAAGTAGCTGAACAATTTGATCGATTCAAGCAGTTGCTGTCCTAA
- the ramA_2 gene encoding (R)-stereoselective amidase yields the protein MRVSAVQYHLHTIRSFDEFAAQVTHYVKTAQEFDAEFVLFPEFFTTQLLSIPLDDGRQAAIDDLPDYTEPYCGLFTSLAKDTGMYLIGGTHVIRENGKLYNVAHLFAPDGTIHRQAKLHITPTEANEWNIAPGDGLHVFETDKATIAILTCYDIEFPEIVRLARAKGADVIFCPSCTDDRHGFYRVRYCCHARAVENEVYVVTTGTVGSLPTVDFMRANFGQAAVITPNDIPFPPGGVLAAGEINSDMVITADLDLSLLRKVREKGSVATWRDRRIDLYPDWNQVK from the coding sequence TTGCGCGTATCCGCTGTCCAATATCATTTGCATACGATCCGTTCGTTTGACGAGTTTGCCGCGCAAGTGACGCATTACGTCAAAACAGCGCAAGAGTTTGACGCCGAGTTTGTCTTGTTCCCAGAATTTTTCACGACCCAATTGCTTTCCATTCCACTTGATGACGGACGTCAAGCAGCGATCGACGACTTGCCGGACTACACGGAGCCGTATTGCGGGCTGTTTACGTCGCTCGCCAAAGACACGGGCATGTATTTGATCGGCGGTACGCATGTCATCCGCGAAAACGGCAAGCTGTACAATGTCGCCCACTTGTTTGCGCCGGACGGAACGATCCATCGCCAAGCGAAGCTGCACATCACCCCGACCGAGGCCAACGAATGGAACATCGCCCCGGGTGACGGACTGCACGTCTTTGAAACGGACAAAGCGACGATCGCCATTTTGACGTGCTATGACATCGAGTTTCCGGAAATCGTTCGCCTGGCGCGCGCGAAAGGGGCGGACGTCATCTTCTGTCCGTCGTGCACCGACGATCGGCACGGGTTTTACCGCGTACGGTATTGCTGCCACGCGCGGGCGGTCGAAAACGAAGTGTATGTCGTCACGACCGGCACGGTCGGGTCGCTTCCGACGGTCGACTTTATGCGCGCCAATTTCGGCCAGGCAGCCGTCATCACGCCCAACGACATCCCGTTCCCACCCGGCGGCGTCCTTGCGGCGGGCGAGATCAACAGCGACATGGTCATTACCGCTGACCTTGACTTGTCGCTCCTTCGCAAAGTGCGGGAAAAAGGATCGGTCGCGACATGGCGCGACCGGCGCATCGACTTGTACCCGGATTGGAATCAAGTGAAATAG
- the pdxK gene encoding Pyridoxine kinase, with product MTMPKALTIAGSDSSGGAGLQADLKTFQELGVYGMTAITTIVAMDPHNRWAHQVFPVDLATIEAQLETIIVGVGVDALKTGMLPTTDIIELTARTIEKHGLKNAVVDPVMVCKGADEPLHPENTVCYRETLVPKATVVTPNLFEAAQLAGLPRIETVEDMKEAAGRIHELGAQYVIVKGGRKIPHDYAVDVLYDGQTFELLESERIDTTYTHGAGCTFSAAIAAELAKGRPVKDAIATAKAFITTAIRHSFPLNEYVGPTHHGAYRRYEGK from the coding sequence ATGACGATGCCAAAAGCATTGACGATCGCCGGGTCGGACAGCAGCGGCGGCGCCGGGCTGCAGGCGGACTTAAAAACGTTCCAAGAGCTTGGCGTTTACGGAATGACGGCGATCACGACAATCGTCGCCATGGACCCGCACAACCGGTGGGCGCACCAAGTGTTCCCCGTTGACCTCGCGACGATCGAAGCCCAGCTTGAGACGATCATCGTCGGCGTCGGCGTTGATGCTCTCAAAACGGGGATGCTGCCGACGACGGACATCATTGAACTGACCGCGCGGACGATTGAAAAACATGGTTTGAAAAATGCGGTCGTCGATCCAGTTATGGTGTGCAAAGGGGCGGATGAGCCGCTCCACCCGGAAAATACGGTGTGCTACCGGGAAACGCTTGTACCAAAAGCAACGGTCGTGACGCCGAACTTGTTTGAGGCGGCGCAGCTAGCCGGCCTGCCGCGCATTGAAACGGTTGAAGACATGAAAGAGGCGGCTGGACGCATTCATGAGCTCGGAGCTCAATATGTGATCGTCAAAGGCGGACGGAAAATTCCGCACGACTATGCGGTTGACGTCCTTTATGACGGCCAAACGTTCGAACTGCTTGAATCGGAACGGATCGACACGACGTATACGCATGGCGCCGGCTGCACGTTCTCAGCCGCCATCGCTGCCGAACTGGCAAAAGGCCGGCCGGTGAAAGACGCCATTGCGACGGCAAAAGCGTTCATCACCACCGCCATCCGCCACTCGTTCCCGCTCAACGAATACGTCGGGCCGACGCATCACGGCGCGTACCGACGCTATGAAGGAAAGTAG
- the ald_2 gene encoding Alanine dehydrogenase yields the protein MIIGVPKEIKNNENRVAITPAGVLSFVQAGHTVLIEKEAGVGSGFSDNDYARAGAQIIERAEDVWAQADMVMKVKEPLPSEYRFFRPGLVLFTYLHLAADPELTRALKESGVIAIAYETVQVGRTLPLLTPMSEVAGRMAAQIGAQFLEKPYGGKGILLGGVPGVARGKVVIIGGGVVGTNAAKVAVGLGADVTIIDLNADRLRELDDIFGNQITTLMSNPMNIAEAVAEADLVIGAVLIPGARAPKLVTEDMVKAMKPGSVIVDVAIDQGGIVETSDHVTTHDNPTYVKHGVVHYAVANMPGAVPRTSTIALTNVTMPYALQIANKGVIQAITDNPALELGVNVANGEITYEAVARDLGYRYVPAREALGKTLAAN from the coding sequence ATGATTATTGGAGTGCCAAAGGAAATTAAAAATAACGAAAACCGTGTCGCCATTACGCCGGCTGGCGTTTTGTCGTTCGTTCAGGCAGGACATACGGTGCTCATTGAGAAAGAGGCAGGGGTTGGTAGCGGTTTCAGCGACAATGATTACGCCCGTGCCGGAGCACAAATCATCGAGCGGGCGGAAGATGTGTGGGCGCAAGCAGATATGGTGATGAAAGTGAAAGAGCCGCTGCCAAGCGAATACCGCTTCTTCCGTCCGGGGCTTGTGCTGTTCACCTACTTGCATTTGGCCGCCGACCCAGAGTTGACGCGCGCCTTAAAAGAAAGCGGCGTCATCGCCATTGCCTATGAAACTGTGCAAGTCGGCCGCACGCTGCCGCTGTTGACGCCGATGAGCGAAGTCGCCGGGCGGATGGCGGCGCAAATTGGAGCGCAATTTTTGGAAAAGCCGTACGGCGGCAAAGGCATTTTGCTTGGCGGCGTCCCTGGCGTCGCCCGCGGCAAAGTAGTCATCATCGGCGGCGGGGTCGTCGGCACGAATGCGGCAAAAGTCGCGGTCGGCCTCGGGGCAGATGTCACGATCATCGACTTGAACGCGGATCGCCTGCGCGAGCTTGACGACATTTTCGGCAACCAAATTACGACGCTCATGTCCAACCCGATGAACATCGCCGAAGCGGTCGCAGAGGCCGACCTTGTCATCGGCGCTGTCCTCATCCCAGGGGCGCGGGCGCCGAAGCTCGTCACCGAGGATATGGTGAAAGCGATGAAACCGGGTTCGGTCATCGTCGATGTCGCCATCGACCAAGGGGGCATTGTCGAGACGAGCGACCACGTCACAACACATGACAACCCGACGTACGTCAAACACGGCGTCGTTCATTATGCGGTCGCCAACATGCCGGGTGCTGTCCCGCGCACCTCGACGATCGCCTTGACGAACGTCACCATGCCATACGCCTTGCAAATCGCCAATAAAGGCGTCATCCAAGCCATTACAGACAACCCGGCGCTTGAGCTTGGCGTCAACGTCGCCAACGGCGAAATTACGTACGAAGCGGTCGCCCGCGACCTCGGTTACCGCTACGTCCCGGCCCGCGAAGCGCTCGGGAAAACGTTGGCCGCCAACTAA
- the cdaR gene encoding Sugar diacid regulator, whose amino-acid sequence MSHYTDPFRGEFDSLEEFADRVSDVLKCPVTIEDANHRLIAYSAHDDYTDPARTATIISRRVPEKVINSLWKQGAIPALLKSREPVRVPPIPDVGLGSRVAVSIWKNDEVIGFIWVLETNRTLSPEEMEWLKLAAKAAKNKVLQLYMRKNKKEERVQELFWKLLTGHIAREDDIRAHLAAMQIPTAPQFAVVVFRFAADLTAEMERQISYLLQTTQQLPLLLYTTDGRDVILLAAPKTDQPLKELNAFIESFAAKMKERFHIHDVQCGFGGVYSVYRLIEKSYREALAVLALKEKLGDDINGVYGYAQLGIYQFFDFLLEKKRQGGWTNPALEKLQAYDRKHHSDLVKTFETFFDHNENVQETADVLNVHPNTLAYRLKRIADIAELDLNDMNQKIKLYIDIKLAKYEARG is encoded by the coding sequence ATGTCTCACTATACCGACCCGTTCCGCGGCGAATTTGACAGCCTTGAAGAGTTTGCCGACCGCGTCAGCGACGTGCTGAAATGCCCGGTGACGATCGAAGATGCGAACCATCGGCTCATCGCCTACAGCGCCCATGACGATTACACCGATCCGGCGCGGACGGCGACGATCATCAGCCGGCGCGTCCCGGAAAAAGTGATCAACAGCTTATGGAAACAAGGCGCCATCCCGGCGCTGCTCAAAAGCCGCGAGCCGGTGCGCGTGCCGCCGATTCCAGACGTGGGCCTCGGCAGCCGCGTCGCTGTGTCGATCTGGAAAAACGATGAGGTGATCGGCTTCATCTGGGTGCTGGAAACGAACCGGACGCTGTCGCCTGAGGAGATGGAATGGCTCAAGCTCGCCGCCAAGGCAGCGAAAAACAAAGTGTTGCAGCTGTATATGCGCAAAAACAAAAAAGAAGAGCGGGTGCAAGAGCTGTTTTGGAAGCTGCTCACCGGCCACATTGCGCGTGAAGATGACATCCGCGCCCATCTCGCTGCCATGCAAATCCCGACCGCACCGCAGTTTGCCGTTGTCGTCTTCCGCTTTGCCGCTGATTTGACCGCCGAAATGGAGCGGCAAATTTCCTACTTATTGCAAACAACCCAGCAACTCCCGCTCCTTCTTTATACGACCGACGGCCGCGATGTGATTTTGCTGGCGGCGCCCAAAACCGACCAGCCGCTCAAAGAGCTGAATGCATTCATCGAATCGTTCGCCGCCAAAATGAAAGAACGATTTCACATCCACGATGTGCAGTGCGGATTTGGCGGCGTGTACAGCGTCTATCGCCTCATTGAAAAAAGCTACCGCGAAGCGCTCGCCGTCCTGGCGCTGAAGGAGAAGCTTGGGGATGACATCAACGGCGTCTACGGCTACGCCCAACTCGGTATTTACCAATTTTTTGACTTTTTGCTTGAAAAAAAACGGCAAGGAGGCTGGACCAACCCGGCGCTTGAGAAATTGCAAGCCTATGACCGCAAACATCACAGCGACTTGGTGAAAACGTTTGAAACATTTTTTGACCATAACGAAAATGTGCAAGAAACCGCCGACGTCCTCAACGTTCACCCGAACACGCTTGCTTATCGGCTCAAGCGGATTGCCGACATCGCCGAGCTTGATCTCAATGACATGAATCAAAAAATCAAATTATACATCGATATTAAATTAGCGAAATACGAAGCGCGCGGTTGA
- the dmlA gene encoding D-malate dehydrogenase [decarboxylating], with protein sequence MKKWEIAVIPGDGIGKEVVPAALDVLKAVADVHGGISFSFTEFPWSCDYYMEHGKMMPDDGLETLRNFDAIFLGAVGNPKLVPDHISLWGLLLKIRREFEQVINIRPAKYFRGLSSPLAEPREFDFIVVRENSEGEYSEVGGRIHRREDEIAIQNAVFTRKGTERAMRYAFELARKRKRHVTSATKSNGIFHTMPFWDEVFADVKRDYPDVATASYHIDALAAFFVTRPHTFDVVVASNLFGDILTDLGGAIMGSIGIAPAANINVNGKYPSMFEPVHGSAPDIYGKGIANPIGQI encoded by the coding sequence GTGAAAAAATGGGAAATCGCTGTCATCCCTGGCGACGGCATCGGCAAGGAAGTTGTACCAGCGGCGTTGGATGTGTTGAAAGCGGTTGCAGACGTCCATGGAGGGATTTCTTTTTCTTTCACTGAATTTCCGTGGAGCTGCGACTATTATATGGAGCATGGAAAAATGATGCCGGATGATGGGCTTGAGACGTTGCGGAACTTTGACGCCATTTTCCTTGGAGCGGTCGGCAATCCGAAGCTTGTCCCTGACCATATTTCATTATGGGGATTGCTTCTGAAAATTCGCCGTGAATTTGAACAAGTGATCAACATTCGCCCGGCAAAATATTTCCGCGGCTTATCCTCGCCCCTGGCCGAGCCGCGCGAGTTTGATTTCATCGTCGTCCGCGAAAACAGCGAAGGGGAATATAGCGAAGTCGGCGGGCGCATCCACCGCAGGGAAGATGAAATCGCCATTCAAAACGCCGTCTTTACTCGCAAAGGGACGGAGCGGGCGATGCGCTATGCGTTCGAGCTGGCGAGAAAGCGGAAACGGCATGTGACGAGCGCGACGAAATCGAACGGCATTTTCCATACGATGCCGTTTTGGGATGAAGTGTTCGCCGACGTCAAGCGCGACTACCCGGATGTCGCGACCGCGTCGTACCATATTGATGCATTGGCCGCCTTTTTCGTGACAAGGCCGCATACGTTTGACGTCGTTGTCGCGAGCAACTTGTTTGGCGACATTTTGACGGACCTTGGCGGCGCTATTATGGGCAGCATCGGCATCGCCCCGGCGGCGAACATCAACGTCAACGGCAAGTACCCGTCCATGTTTGAGCCGGTGCACGGCTCGGCGCCGGACATTTACGGCAAAGGCATCGCCAATCCGATCGGGCAAATTTAG